The Lolium rigidum isolate FL_2022 chromosome 2, APGP_CSIRO_Lrig_0.1, whole genome shotgun sequence genomic interval cgatgggccacatgcctcatcaccgtctgtgggccacccgggcttgccggatctaggcactgtcgatggtacacctatgaagtatacccacaacaccgcgCGCGGCCGCGCTTAAAAGACCACCGGCAGCGTTCCTCCTTCCCCCACACCTCcgctcgcaccaccaccgccgcagcgccatggggaagaagaacgacttcgaggcctccggcagcggctgcAAGAGGGTGCCACTCCCCGTCACGCTggagaggctcatgcacggcaaatggatgccgtgtgagcgctggtccggcgtgcaactgcctggcggctggcggctcagctgccgtcgggtgcccatccctcccgtTCTTGTGCGCGAGCCTgtgatcggaccgcggagatccggtaaaggaggcggtacctgtcgccggacctccgcgacgatccggcgtacgccatcgactccgacagctggcgtacgtatctgtcgaccgagacggataagagaagaagggcgggcttcatgggcgacagggattttcccttcgggtctgcaccgccgactcgtccacgaagacaggaggcgcCGAGGCGCCTCAGCAGGCGGCGATGCGCGTGCAGCACAACGACGATGACGACCGCGACGACCACGACTATGCCGcctacgacgatgaggacgactacatcgaggcgctcgcgtaccataacgaggaggtgaaggacgacagcgacgactacgtcgcgtccgtcttccacgaatggcagttggccgtggcggagggccgcgttttcgagttcccggagaacatgacagACGACGAGATGGCAAAGCTcgacgtcctcgtctccgagaacgacgcgcctgtgcagccgccgctgccccggtacgccaccggcgtcatgccgccgggcctgtcggaggatgaagcccttcgactggccctacaggactcggcggcgccacaaccgcagccctgggcaccgcctccaccgccgccacagccgcagctctgggcgcctccaccgccgccacagccgcagccctgggcgcctcctccaccgccgccacaaccatacccctgggcgcctccaccgccgcagccctgggggcctcctccacctccagcaccgccggcgcgcccggcgtacgctcccctggatggcaactggccgtaggtgataccggagctcatcgtgctcgacagcgacgaggagcagcaataGGCGTTAGGGTTTCTTTTTTCATgtttaactatgtaaattatgtttcatgtattaaaaaaatgattcggccaaaaaaatgcgtcgtgccgctagaGCCACTCCTAACACAAACGCAcgtgcggtcgatttcgaccatttcggacgatgcaaacggacgcgcacgGACGCTAAAATACGTCGCCGCGCTGGAGATGCGCTCACTCCACAGGCCGAGCAACGCCGGCCCGCCGCTGGAGATGCGCTCACTCCACAGGCCGAGCAACGCCGGCCCGCTTGTCCGGCTATGGAGGCGAGCGTGCGGCATGGGCGTTCACGAAGAAACGTGGGTGGGACCAAAACAAAGCTAGAGGGGAttcatttcttttttttcttctttctggtCCATGTGTCGATCGAATCAGGGGGTATACCAGTCCAGAAAACAAACTTTTAACGGCAGGATCAGAATTGACGGCAGGGTCATACAAGTAACCAACTAAAAATTCAGTGTCAAGGgacggatttttttttttgcagggctAAAAAGGAAGCCAAATTTTAACTaaggccaaataaggaattctctctctgttttataatGAAGTTTCAAAAAGAGGCCAGTTTTGTCTAAGTACCCAAAAGGGTTGTATACCTTTGCACGGTTTTTGCTGGACAGATGACTTTCAGTTGTATACGCAGTGATCAATCCAATGAATGTCATTTATGATGAAAATAAATTATTCTCCAACTACCAGAACATGGAATGCATTACAGATGCTATCAGTAAAAAACCCTTGGCAGATCACTTCAATAAGTATTATTCATGTGACAATCAGTTGACCAAACCTTAGATGGTGGTCGGTGTATTTCCTTTCCCCTCGCCTTCCCATATAGGTGTATACGATCTAGCCACTATTCTTTTTTTCCCCGGAAGAACAGAAAAAATAATGTTACAAGCACTTAGAGTTCCATGAACCCAAAGTCGTGCTAAAACATTAGACAGGTCAACAAAGTCATTACCAACAACGAAAACAAGGACTTGTGCCACTGAAATCTCCATCCAGAGGAAATATCATGTGCATCCACAGTGTATACCGATCCAGTCTTGTCATCCTTGATTTTAATGCTAGAGGAGCCTGAAACCAAAAGGGGCAGGTTGGACATAGAACTATTATATTGTTGCCATATTAAGCAAGTATTTTTAAAGGAAAAGCACAAGAAACTTACAGTTGTAATTGTCCCATCCAATTACTTGATTTTCTAAATCGTACAGAACCAGTTTATTTGAAAATGCTATATCTGGAAAGTAAGTTGGCAAACATCAGGTGCAGCAACTGGAGAAAACATAACACTTTAATAGTTCAAAGAAACCTCGCATACCTCCCAAAAGCACCATATCTTTCCCATCCTTGGTTTGTAATCCACCGCTCTGGAACCCCATACAGTACAAATCGTTCTGCATAGCAGTATTGTATATTCAAGTACTATGACAGTGACCTAATTAACTTGGCACTGAAAACTTAACACTGGTAATAATGGTAACCTCACAGGAAAGTAGCAACTATCAAAATAACAGAAACAAGGGTAAATTAGTTGCACAACTATTTGCACAGAATTCAGATAATGCAAATTAAATGCCAAAATTTTGCCGACCTACGTTACTACAAATGGTAACCAGGCCAAAAACGGCACCACAGTCCCTTAGGAGACGTGCTGATCGATTAAAAATAGAAAGCAAGGGGGGGCTTCTGGAAATTAGGTTCAGGTCATCCCAGATACTGTAGTGTCACCACAGAGGGACAGAAATATAGATCGAATAAACTGTAGAACTGCTTCTACATCTTACTTGATTTCGCTGGATGAAGAATTGTTGTCACCAAAGCCCTTTGAGTGCTCTCCCTACTTTCTACCTAGGCGCCCTATGGCTTGTTGATGGGCTATTGAAATTGTAGGCACTGTTAGGAGAATTTGCCTACAGGGAAATCTAGTAACTCCAAAATACCTAAATCACTTGCTGCATGGGATCTTGTTTGTAGGCCGTAACTTAAGGGTTGGCTTGCAATTGTCAATCTTTCTATACAAAATAAACACTCCTGCTTAGATTTCTTCACAAGTTCTGTAACAAAATGGATACCCCTTGGGTTCAACTCATTAGAGCCTAAATGACAACTCCACCTGTCAGGCCTCAACGATCTCTTGCTCTTTCCGGTGGAAAGACATTCTTAAGCTTTGCTCAGTGTTCAAAAGGCTTGATAGCTGCAAAATCATGTCTTGCGGTTCAGCACTTTCTCGTACTGATATTGGATACTGGAGATTTGCTTCAACAAATTCTCCAGGCTCTGTCCTTTGCTATTGATAAACTGGCCAGTCAAGGAAATTCTCCTGCTAGCTTATCCCATCGAAGCCTTTCACCTATCTTCAATCTTTCATCTACCCAAGCCCTTAAAGAATTTCATGAGTTCCGGAGATTAGTCCTTCAAGCCCAAGCTGGCCTAAACATGAATGAACATGATTTCTGAATGTACAGCTGAGGTCCTTCGTTGCTGTTTCAAGAATATACAACCTCCATTGTGAGCATATTGAAGCCCCTGCCGTGGATATGGAGATAAAGGCCTTCTGGTTCCTAGGAAAAGTTTCTGGACTGGTAACAATGGTTTTGTGCTCTGCGAAGATAGTTGTCATGGAAAACAAGAGACCGTCTTTTCTGGAACTGCTCTTTCACAGAACGTTGTTGGCTTTCGATCAAACTTAGACTGGATGCTAGTCAAGACCTTGCCGTATGTTCTCCTCTGCTAGAACATCTTTTCGCGAACCATTTTTCTTCAAGGTTATCGCTACTGCTGCTCGCTCCATTTGGAAGCAGAGGACTGCTAATTTTTTTGACAATGTAAATCCTAGTTTTAGTTCTTGGTTCTTCTCCTCCAAAAGAGACATTTTCCTTCTTTCTTACACAATGAAAGAATGAAGGAGGACCTTAGGCTAGCTCTTATTGTCTGTCAAGACAAATTGTAATCTTCAGGCTACACCCTCTGCCCTCTCTTATAAATTTTTGCCTTTTATCGATAATGGTTTTACTGTCAGGGCCTCCCCTAAAGTTTTTTGGTTTTAAAAAAGTGTAGTAACAGTTCTTTTGTCTCAATATTTGAACATAATATCCATCATGATATTTAGATTCTTAAACCTATCCTTTGTTTTCATGTCATGAGTAATGTTATCAATATCAATAAAAGGCTCATCAAATGTGCACATTTGGGAAATCAGTAGGACAAGATAATAAGAGTTATAGAAATGATGTATTGCTTGTTCAGATGTTAGACTACAAAACATGAAACATTAAACATGAGCTAATAAAtgttttggaatttttttctgATAAATATTGTGTAGTGACTGTTCTTTGTGGAGACGTTAGACTTTACTAAACTGTACATACAGTATTTATATGAACTATTAATTGTGTGCAGTGGCGGAGGCAGCAATCTGGCATGGTTTGGCCTCCGCCACACCTAAAATTTTCTCAACTTCACTCTACATATGGGTTGGCACTCACAAAAACTTCAAATTCAATGTTGCTGTGTACATCACTACTTGGGCTAGCCATACCTAAAAATAATTGCTGCCTCCGCTACTGTTTGTGTGGCAAAATCACTGGACCCTCCGATGTCTTACATAACACAAAATATAAAGTAAAGGACAACTGAGTTATGTGCCAAAActatagatgtgatgttgctagttATATGTTCCCTAAAAACAAGACAAGAGATGAGGTTTATTACCCCATTTTGAAAAAGATAGTCATGTGGCTGAACATTGAGTGAAAGGTCTCCCTCAAAGTGAAAGGTGACAACGGGGAATCCATTATCTACACTGCAAAAGATTTGGGAGAATGAGTTAGAAACATTTGACAATAAAAACCAAAATAACAATCTTCATTTTGCTTATGATACCCCATTGGGCCTAGTCTACTCTTGTTTAGCAGAGAAAGAGACTACACAAGGACATAATCTCTTTGTGTTGAATGGAAGGCTAGTATCAATATCTACCCGCTAATGCAAGCTCATGCAAGCGAGTGTATAATTGGTCATTATTGTGCACCAGGCATACCTTCCAGAATACCTGAAGCAAAGGAAATCTTCAACATCATGAAAGGACATATCTACATACTGAGCAAATACCTACAAACCATCAAGACGATAAAATAATTAGAAAACCCAGCCCTCCACTGCAAGAATTGGTTAACAGAGAAGTTTGCGTACCTCAGACAGTATAGCCTTATGAACAACCTCTGGTAGATAGGCCAATGTTGTTCCACTATCAATGATGGTGCCTTTACTTTCACGTGTATCAAAAATACTTTTTGGGAGCTGTAGCATAGCACCACCAACATCAATTGCTTTCAAGTTGACATTGTAATGCGGCCTACAAAGTAAGTTTTTATAAGGCGTCAAAAATAAAACATTGTGATGTGGATAATTACATAGCACCCtccttttcaaaaataaaaactatGTCTGTGGCTGAATAGTGATGATATAATTAAATAGCTATTGTGGGTGTTCTAGCTCTTTAATCCGAACTTTTGTTAATCTTCTAAAGGACTAGAACCTCTCAATAAAGATGGTTGCATGCATCAGTAGGTGCAGAGGTCAGAAAGTGACCATCATTTTCTACAAAAGTAGCTAAATACACAATTTATTTGACTTACAGTTAGTAATAGGAGCTAATTACAATACCCTTCTAATCTAATTGCGGACACATGAACATGTAGGATTGTCCGAAATGGATATTCAACCAAGTATCTGATGTAGCGTGTTAGAAAATGGATCTCTAGGGTTTTATGATGGGACTCAGTATATGTGTTTATGATCCACCAATCAGGAGTTGAATCGTTTTTTGGAAATGTTGCGTGACCAACGGTCTAACAATCAGGAGTTAAAGGGAAGCACTCCTTGAAAGCTCTGAATGCTGAGTTGGAGAAGTCACATCTAAATTACTACTATCAGCTAGATCTTGAAGCCTTCATTAGCTTGTAGCTAACTGTTGACCGGCTTTTCCTAATTAGGAAAGCAATGTTGTATAATTACTTTTGGCACATACTGCAGATCAGAGAAATTGATGGAGTCAGCTTCCTTTGATATGAAGACAAGCACCACACATGAACCAGATGGGAACACATGTTGTACGAATTCTGTCTCATAGCAAGGAGTAGGATGGTATGCTAGACTATCTAAAACTGAATGAATGCGATAAAACAGGATAGGTCCACATGGAGAAGAGCTGAAGATATATATAGGTTGGAAGGAAGTAAACATGGAGACGTAATAAAATGACATACATGCCGGCCACCAACGGCGTGGTCTTCACTTTGGGCTGCACGACATTCCCAATAGCGAAAATCCCTCCACCATTTACGGTGTCCAAGCAATGCGCGAAGATCTTGGTGACTTTTCCTGCATTGGCGAGCTGCGACAGCATGGAGGAATTAGCCTGGCCAAAGCCAAGAATCCCGTCAAGGGCCTGGTTTGAGGAGCCCAGATCCCCACCAATCTTAGCCCCGCACCTGCAAACGAAGGCAGGATCATGAGCTGGAGCTGCGAAAAGAAGAATACTGCAAACTGGTTTGTAGAGAGAAACGCACCCAAACGTGATGCTTGTATTGGCCAAGGCGGTGTGGGCATTGCCAGACACCTGGTTGTAGTGCAAGGTGTCGGTGACAAAGAATCCGGTGGTGGAGCTTCCGTCCCCGTATGCGATGCTGTAGCCGCagggcgaggaggcggaggggcAGGTGGGGGGCACGCCGCCGTTGGCAATCACGCAGAAGTCCTGGCCGCACGTCACCCCGCTGTGGCTCCCCGATCCCGCCGGGTCGTAGAGCGTGAGCTCAATCTGCAAGCCACCGCGGGGGTCGGTGGTCGGGATTCAGGAACGGAACGGCCCGAAACGGAAAGAAGCATCGAATGAGCGCGCGGAGGGTGAGGTAGTGAGTTACCCCGAGGCCGCTCTTGCGGGGGCAGGTGTCGCAGGAGACGCAGTTGACCCAGAGTAGGTCGCTGCCGGTGTCCACCTGCACGTAGAAGCTCTTGGCCGGCGTGCCGATCCCAATCTCCGTGAAGTAGAGCCTGCGCTTCGCTCCAATCAGACCGCGCGCGGCAAAGAGCGAGAGAAGAAGGAATCGTAGTAGTAACATACGTAGAGAGTAAGCAACGGAGAGAGGAATTGATTATTACCCTGTCTCGGTGGGGAGTCCGTTGCCGCCGAGGGGCAAGTCGACGGCGCTGAGgaggcggccgtggcggcggccgtCGTGCTTCCGGAGGGCCGCCAGGTGCTCGTCCCCGCCGGGGCCTGCGCCCTGGTGGCGCGGGAACTTGCGGCGCACCTGGAAGACGCCGGTGGCGGCCGCCCGGCCGGGGGCGAGCGCCGACAGCGCGAGCAAGAGGAGGAGCAGCTTAGGAACAAGGGAAGGCTCCATTTACCGGAGTTTGTTTTGCGTAGAGTAGatcctccgcctccgcttcctcccggcgacggcgaggaagaCGAGAGGGAAAGTTTCCGCGTTTGGGCAAGT includes:
- the LOC124690029 gene encoding aspartic proteinase 36-like → MEPSLVPKLLLLLLALSALAPGRAAATGVFQVRRKFPRHQGAGPGGDEHLAALRKHDGRRHGRLLSAVDLPLGGNGLPTETGLYFTEIGIGTPAKSFYVQVDTGSDLLWVNCVSCDTCPRKSGLGIELTLYDPAGSGSHSGVTCGQDFCVIANGGVPPTCPSASSPCGYSIAYGDGSSTTGFFVTDTLHYNQVSGNAHTALANTSITFGCGAKIGGDLGSSNQALDGILGFGQANSSMLSQLANAGKVTKIFAHCLDTVNGGGIFAIGNVVQPKVKTTPLVAGMPHYNVNLKAIDVGGAMLQLPKSIFDTRESKGTIIDSGTTLAYLPEVVHKAILSEVFAQYVDMSFHDVEDFLCFRYSGSVDNGFPVVTFHFEGDLSLNVQPHDYLFQNGNDLYCMGFQSGGLQTKDGKDMVLLGDIAFSNKLVLYDLENQVIGWDNYNCSSSIKIKDDKTGSVYTVDAHDISSGWRFQWHKSLFSLLVMTLLTCLMF